In the genome of Alphaproteobacteria bacterium, the window GATCATGGCAGGCACCTTCGACGACGACCGCCAGATCAGCGTGTTCGCCGATCGCCTGAGCAAAATCATTGCACCCATCCTCTGTATCTGGGGTGACCAGGATCAGGTTATTCCGCCGTCTCATGCCGACAATCTCCCAACCGGCGCCACCGTACACCGCCTCGCGAATACCGGGCACCTTCCCCACATGGAGAATGCAGCACAAGTCAGCGCACTGCTGGCGACTTTTGCAACGGAAAACGAGTAATTCATGACAATAGGAATTTGCGGTACCGGCAAGATGGGCGCGGCGATGGCCGAACGCCTTATGGACGAAGGCAAAGACATCGCCGTCTGGAACAGAACGCCCGACCGCGCCGATCCCCTGGTCGAATCCGGTGCAACCCGCTGCGGCACACCCAAAGAGCTCGCCGCGGCGTGCGATACGGTCATCGTCATGTTGATCGACGACGAGGCTGTCGAACGCGCCTATCGCAACGAGGACGGGCTGCTCGCGAGCGGCCTCGAAGGCAAGCTTGTCATCGAGATGAGCACGGTCCTGCCGAAAACGATAACCAGCCTCGCCGCCGTCGTGCATGAGGTCGGCGGAGCCTTTATCGAATGCCCAGTCGGTGGCACCGTGCCGCCCGCACGCAACGGTCAGTTGCTCGGCATGGCCGGCGGCGCGGACGAAGATGTGGCACGCGCACGGCCCTTACTCGAGAAACTCTGCCGCCGGCTCGACCATGTCGGGCCGGTCGGTGCGGGTGCAGCGATGAAACTCGCGATCAACCTGCCTCTGTCTGTCTACTGGCTGGCGCTGGGCGAAGCGCTGGCGATCACTGAAGACGCCGGCGTGGATTCCGAACTCGCGCTCGACATCCTGTGTGATTCATCGGGCGCGTCGAAGGTGGCCGGTTTGTTCCAGCCGGGGATTTTGCAGTCGCTCGGCGGCGATGTCCCCGAGGGTGCCGTATTCGAAGTCTCTGGCGCGGCGAAGGACATTCACTTGATGACAACATTGGCGCGGGAGAAGGGCTTCGCCCTGCCCGTCATCACGGAGGCCGAAAAACTCTACGATGCCGCGATCAACGACGGATGGGCCGACCGCAACTTTCCGCTCCTGGCAGCGTGGTATGCAAAACGGATCGGCGCAAG includes:
- a CDS encoding NAD(P)-dependent oxidoreductase, whose product is MTIGICGTGKMGAAMAERLMDEGKDIAVWNRTPDRADPLVESGATRCGTPKELAAACDTVIVMLIDDEAVERAYRNEDGLLASGLEGKLVIEMSTVLPKTITSLAAVVHEVGGAFIECPVGGTVPPARNGQLLGMAGGADEDVARARPLLEKLCRRLDHVGPVGAGAAMKLAINLPLSVYWLALGEALAITEDAGVDSELALDILCDSSGASKVAGLFQPGILQSLGGDVPEGAVFEVSGAAKDIHLMTTLAREKGFALPVITEAEKLYDAAINDGWADRNFPLLAAWYAKRIGARG